In Hamadaea flava, a genomic segment contains:
- a CDS encoding class I SAM-dependent methyltransferase, with amino-acid sequence MADQVENASAVRTTSDWMAVIRHRESTEPDAYLVDPYAERLGGSEALVAYLAKLGGPNEVVITRGRFGDAVIAEALGSGVDQVAILASGSDTRPWRLPMPGATVYEADLPGQVETKIATLARAGVSPAGQVAVDVDLRTPWAGRLTEAGLDPRRPAVFLVEGLFYYFPADEADLLLDRLGSIAAEGSRLAFDIPDSAYADEPANAEFLAYMLDRGSPFVGASADPVRWLAGHGWDASAYLAADLGSSGLVPAPPARLVRPDRPIWHVGARRR; translated from the coding sequence GTGGCTGACCAGGTCGAGAATGCCTCGGCGGTACGCACAACGAGCGACTGGATGGCGGTGATCCGTCACCGGGAGTCCACCGAACCCGACGCTTACCTGGTCGACCCGTACGCCGAACGGCTGGGCGGCTCCGAGGCGCTGGTGGCGTACCTGGCGAAGCTGGGCGGCCCGAACGAGGTGGTGATCACCCGGGGGCGCTTCGGCGACGCCGTGATCGCCGAGGCGCTCGGCTCGGGCGTCGACCAGGTCGCGATCCTCGCCTCCGGTTCGGACACCCGGCCGTGGCGGCTGCCGATGCCGGGTGCCACGGTGTACGAGGCCGACCTGCCGGGCCAGGTCGAGACGAAGATCGCGACCTTGGCCCGGGCCGGCGTCAGCCCGGCCGGGCAGGTCGCGGTCGACGTCGATCTGCGTACGCCGTGGGCGGGGCGGCTCACCGAAGCCGGGCTCGACCCGCGCCGCCCGGCGGTGTTCCTGGTGGAGGGCCTGTTCTACTACTTCCCGGCCGATGAGGCGGATCTGCTGCTCGACCGGCTCGGCTCGATTGCCGCCGAGGGTTCCCGGCTGGCCTTCGACATCCCCGACTCGGCGTACGCCGACGAACCGGCCAACGCGGAGTTCCTCGCGTACATGCTGGACCGGGGTTCGCCGTTCGTCGGGGCCAGTGCCGATCCGGTGCGCTGGCTGGCCGGGCACGGCTGGGACGCGTCGGCGTACCTGGCCGCCGACCTCGGTTCGAGCGGGCTCGTGCCGGCACCGCCGGCTCGGCTGGTCCGGCCCGACCGTCCGATCTGGCACGTCGGTGCCCGCCGCCGGTGA
- a CDS encoding metal-dependent hydrolase family protein, with translation MAETLDSMRLIFDNVRVFDGVQENLSAPARVVVEDGLIAEVTGLDAADAGSGPAGTVIDGGGRVLMPGLIDAHWHAMMASLPMAQLATADLGYIYLAAGREAERTLLRGFTTVRDAGGPSFGLKQAVDDGLIHGPRIYPSGAFISQTSGHGDFRTPHDLPKHGLTFIETAGVTAIADGVDEVLRATREQLMRGASQIKLMAGGGVASPHDPLDVTQFTEAELRAAVEAAENWGTYVMVHAYTPRSVQQAIRAGVRCIEHGHLLDDETAAQMATQEVWWCLQPFLDDEDAIPMADPVNRAKQLTMVQGTDTAYELARRHGVRVAWGTDTLFDPKLATRQGAQLAKMGRWFTPAEVLRMATSGNAELLALSGERNPYPRPLGVIEPGAYADLLLVDGDPLADLAVLADPANLTVIMKNGEIIRDARTP, from the coding sequence GTGGCCGAGACACTCGACAGCATGCGGCTGATCTTCGACAACGTCCGTGTCTTCGACGGCGTACAGGAGAACCTGTCAGCGCCGGCACGGGTAGTCGTCGAGGACGGCCTCATCGCCGAGGTCACGGGGCTCGACGCCGCCGACGCCGGAAGCGGTCCGGCTGGGACGGTGATCGACGGCGGCGGCCGGGTGCTCATGCCCGGCCTGATCGACGCCCATTGGCACGCCATGATGGCGAGCCTGCCGATGGCGCAGCTGGCCACGGCCGACCTCGGCTACATCTACCTGGCGGCGGGCCGGGAAGCCGAGCGTACGCTGTTGCGGGGGTTCACCACGGTCCGCGACGCGGGCGGGCCGAGCTTCGGCCTCAAGCAGGCCGTCGACGACGGGCTGATCCACGGCCCCCGGATCTATCCCAGCGGCGCGTTCATCAGCCAGACCTCCGGGCACGGCGACTTCCGTACCCCGCACGACCTGCCCAAGCATGGGCTGACCTTCATCGAGACGGCCGGTGTCACGGCGATCGCCGACGGCGTGGACGAGGTGCTGCGGGCAACCCGGGAACAGCTGATGCGGGGCGCCAGCCAGATCAAGCTGATGGCGGGCGGCGGCGTCGCCTCCCCGCACGATCCGCTCGACGTCACGCAGTTCACGGAGGCCGAACTGCGGGCGGCGGTGGAGGCGGCCGAGAACTGGGGCACCTACGTCATGGTGCACGCGTACACGCCGCGCTCGGTGCAGCAGGCGATCCGGGCCGGGGTGCGGTGCATCGAACACGGGCACCTGCTGGACGACGAGACCGCCGCGCAGATGGCGACCCAAGAGGTCTGGTGGTGCCTGCAACCGTTCCTCGACGACGAGGACGCCATTCCGATGGCCGACCCGGTGAACCGCGCCAAGCAGCTCACCATGGTGCAGGGCACCGACACCGCCTACGAACTCGCGCGCAGGCACGGCGTACGCGTCGCCTGGGGCACCGACACGTTGTTCGACCCGAAGCTGGCCACTCGGCAGGGCGCGCAACTGGCCAAGATGGGGCGCTGGTTCACCCCGGCCGAAGTGCTGCGCATGGCGACCTCCGGCAACGCCGAGCTGCTGGCGTTGTCGGGCGAGCGCAATCCCTATCCCCGGCCGCTGGGCGTGATCGAGCCCGGGGCGTACGCCGATCTGCTGCTCGTCGACGGCGATCCACTCGCCGATCTCGCGGTGCTCGCCGATCCGGCCAACCTCACCGTGATCATGAAGAACGGGGAGATCATCCGCGACGCGCGTACGCCCTGA
- the pntB gene encoding Re/Si-specific NAD(P)(+) transhydrogenase subunit beta: MNAVTAAQAAYIVAALLFVLSLAGLSKHETSRNGVAFGIAGMTIALVATVGLASRSISAMGVALLAVALLVGGGLGIWRARVVEMTGMPELIAVMHSFVGLAAVLVGWNGYLGVESGEGHEGMTGALLRIHHGEVFIGVFIGAVTFTGSIVAYLKLSARIKSAPLMLPARNVLNLGALVAFAVLTVVFVVRPNVWLLTAVTVLALALGWHLVASIGGGDMPVVVSMLNSYSGWAAAASGFLLNNNLLIVTGALVGSSGAYLSYIMCQAMNRSFISVIAGGFGVAAATGGDEDLGEYRETNAEEVAELLRNASSVVITPGYGMAVAQAQYPIAELTRILRSHGVEVRFGIHPVAGRLPGHMNVLLAEAHVPYDIVLEMDEINDDLADTTVVLVIGANDTVNPAAADPGSPIAGMPVLRVWEAANVVVFKRSMATGYAGVQNPLFFRENTQMLFGDAKQRVDDILRALAPAVGGQREPAEAVPAGAR; this comes from the coding sequence ATGAATGCTGTCACCGCCGCGCAGGCGGCGTACATCGTCGCGGCGTTGCTCTTCGTGTTGAGCCTCGCCGGACTGTCCAAGCACGAGACGTCACGTAACGGCGTCGCGTTCGGCATCGCCGGGATGACCATCGCGCTCGTCGCCACCGTCGGGCTCGCCTCCCGCAGCATCAGCGCCATGGGCGTCGCGCTGCTGGCGGTCGCCTTGCTCGTCGGCGGCGGCCTCGGCATCTGGCGGGCCCGCGTCGTCGAGATGACCGGCATGCCCGAGCTGATCGCCGTGATGCACAGCTTCGTCGGCCTGGCCGCCGTCCTCGTCGGCTGGAACGGCTACCTCGGCGTCGAGTCCGGCGAGGGCCACGAGGGGATGACCGGCGCGCTGCTGCGTATCCACCACGGCGAGGTGTTCATCGGGGTGTTCATCGGCGCGGTCACCTTCACCGGCTCGATCGTGGCGTACCTCAAGCTGTCCGCCCGCATCAAGTCCGCGCCGCTCATGCTCCCGGCCCGCAACGTGCTCAATCTGGGCGCGCTGGTCGCGTTCGCGGTCCTCACCGTCGTCTTCGTGGTACGCCCGAACGTGTGGCTGCTGACCGCGGTGACCGTCCTCGCGCTGGCGCTCGGCTGGCACCTCGTCGCCTCGATCGGCGGCGGGGACATGCCGGTGGTGGTCTCGATGCTGAACAGCTACTCCGGCTGGGCCGCGGCCGCCTCGGGATTCCTGCTCAACAACAACCTCCTGATCGTGACCGGGGCGCTGGTCGGCTCGTCGGGTGCGTACCTGTCCTACATCATGTGCCAGGCGATGAACCGCTCGTTCATCTCCGTGATCGCGGGCGGCTTCGGCGTGGCGGCGGCCACCGGCGGCGACGAGGATCTGGGGGAGTACCGCGAGACGAACGCCGAGGAGGTCGCCGAACTGCTGCGCAACGCGTCCTCCGTGGTCATCACGCCCGGGTACGGCATGGCGGTGGCACAGGCTCAGTACCCGATCGCGGAACTGACCCGGATTCTGCGGTCGCACGGCGTCGAGGTGCGCTTCGGCATCCACCCGGTCGCCGGCCGCCTGCCCGGCCACATGAACGTGCTGCTCGCCGAGGCCCATGTCCCGTACGACATCGTGCTGGAGATGGACGAGATCAACGACGACCTCGCCGACACCACGGTGGTCCTCGTGATCGGCGCGAACGACACGGTCAACCCGGCCGCGGCCGACCCGGGCAGCCCCATCGCGGGGATGCCGGTGCTGCGGGTATGGGAGGCGGCCAACGTCGTGGTCTTCAAGCGCTCGATGGCCACCGGGTACGCGGGCGTGCAGAACCCGCTGTTCTTCCGGGAGAACACGCAGATGCTGTTCGGCGACGCCAAGCAGCGGGTCGACGACATCCTGCGGGCGCTCGCCCCGGCCGTCGGCGGCCAGCGGGAACCCGCCGAGGCGGTGCCCGCCGGGGCACGCTGA
- a CDS encoding Re/Si-specific NAD(P)(+) transhydrogenase subunit alpha: MGQRLGVVAEADAGETRVAATPATVRQLVNLGYEVMVEAGAGARASFPDDAYAEAGAKIGSHDDCWQSDIVVKVNAPSQTEIAELRDGATLIGLLSPALRPELVEALAARPVTALAMDAVPRISRAQSMDVLSSMANIAGYRAVVEAAHAFGRFFAGQVTAAGKVPPAKVLVAGAGVAGLAAIGAAKSLGAIVRATDPRPEVAEQVRSLGGEFLEVTVEQEISSDGYAKATSADYDRRAAEIYGEQAAEVDIVITTALIPGRPAPRLLTEEHVASMKPGSVVVDMAAAQGGNVAGTKAGEVVVTENGVTIIGYTDLPGRLPAQASQLYGTNLVNLLKLVTPGKDGQFTLDFDDVVQRNMTVVRDGEKLWPPPPVQVSAAPVAAPVAVVAAPEKKPVSTGRVYTLVGVAAAALFLVTAFAPNQLIGNFTVFSLAVVIGYYVVGKVHHALHTPLMSVTNAISGIIVVGALLQIGQGDAVVTGLSFVAVLLASVNILGGFAVTRRMLSMFSKG, encoded by the coding sequence ATGGGTCAACGGCTCGGTGTGGTGGCGGAGGCGGACGCCGGGGAAACCCGGGTCGCCGCGACGCCGGCGACTGTGCGCCAGCTCGTGAACCTCGGATACGAGGTCATGGTCGAGGCCGGAGCGGGCGCGCGCGCCAGCTTCCCCGATGACGCGTACGCCGAGGCGGGCGCGAAGATCGGCAGCCACGACGACTGCTGGCAGTCCGACATCGTGGTGAAGGTGAACGCCCCGTCCCAGACGGAGATCGCCGAACTGCGAGACGGTGCGACGCTGATCGGCCTGCTCAGCCCGGCATTGCGGCCGGAGCTGGTGGAGGCGCTCGCGGCCCGTCCGGTGACCGCGCTGGCGATGGACGCCGTGCCGCGGATCTCCCGGGCGCAGTCCATGGACGTGCTCAGCTCGATGGCCAACATCGCGGGCTACCGCGCGGTCGTCGAGGCCGCGCACGCCTTCGGGCGGTTCTTCGCCGGGCAGGTGACCGCCGCCGGCAAGGTTCCGCCCGCGAAAGTCCTCGTGGCCGGCGCCGGAGTCGCCGGCCTCGCTGCGATCGGGGCCGCCAAGAGCCTCGGCGCGATCGTGCGTGCGACCGACCCGCGACCGGAGGTCGCCGAGCAGGTCCGGTCGCTGGGCGGGGAGTTCCTCGAGGTCACCGTGGAGCAGGAGATCAGCTCGGACGGGTACGCCAAGGCGACCTCCGCCGACTACGACCGCCGCGCCGCCGAGATCTACGGCGAGCAGGCCGCCGAGGTCGACATCGTCATCACCACCGCGCTGATCCCCGGCCGTCCCGCGCCGAGGCTGCTCACCGAGGAGCACGTGGCGAGCATGAAACCGGGCAGCGTCGTCGTCGACATGGCGGCGGCCCAGGGCGGCAACGTCGCCGGGACGAAGGCCGGCGAGGTCGTCGTGACCGAGAACGGCGTGACCATCATCGGCTACACCGACCTGCCGGGCCGGCTGCCCGCGCAGGCCTCTCAGCTGTACGGGACCAACCTCGTCAACCTGCTCAAGCTCGTGACGCCCGGCAAGGACGGCCAGTTCACCCTCGACTTCGACGACGTGGTGCAGCGGAACATGACTGTCGTGCGCGACGGCGAGAAGCTGTGGCCGCCGCCCCCGGTCCAGGTCTCGGCGGCCCCGGTCGCCGCGCCGGTGGCCGTCGTCGCCGCTCCCGAGAAGAAGCCCGTCTCGACCGGTCGCGTCTACACCCTCGTCGGGGTGGCGGCAGCCGCGCTGTTCCTGGTCACGGCATTCGCGCCGAACCAGCTGATCGGCAACTTCACCGTCTTCTCGCTCGCCGTCGTCATCGGGTACTACGTCGTCGGCAAGGTCCACCACGCGCTGCACACCCCGCTGATGTCGGTCACGAACGCGATCTCCGGCATCATCGTGGTCGGCGCGCTGCTCCAGATCGGCCAGGGTGACGCCGTCGTCACCGGGCTGTCGTTCGTCGCCGTCCTGCTGGCCAGCGTCAACATCCTCGGCGGCTTCGCCGTCACCCGGCGCATGCTGAGCATGTTCTCGAAGGGCTGA
- a CDS encoding cellulose binding domain-containing protein, with the protein MAYDGDNEGHGGYLATNIANQSLLPGWLSATQPDVVLMHLGTNDVWSNIPPATILAAFSTLVDQMRASNASMRVLVAKIIPMNPSSCTECAQRAIDFNAAIPAWAAGKTTAQSPIVVVDQWTGFSTATDTYDGVHPNSAGDQKMSDKWYPPLIAQLGGATSSPSASATASASTSPSASTSPSASVSPTASSGKKCTATYRVSSQWPGGFGAEVTVANTGTVALTGWTVVLVFPNGQIVTQLWNGTFTQSGGTVTVKNVSYNGSVAPGGTAGFGFNASWNNSVNSAPTVSCTPV; encoded by the coding sequence GTGGCGTACGACGGCGACAACGAAGGGCACGGCGGCTATCTCGCCACCAACATCGCCAACCAGAGCCTGCTCCCCGGCTGGCTCAGCGCGACCCAGCCGGACGTCGTCCTGATGCACCTCGGCACCAACGACGTCTGGAGCAACATCCCGCCCGCCACCATCCTGGCCGCGTTCAGCACGCTGGTCGACCAGATGCGGGCGAGCAACGCCTCGATGCGCGTCCTGGTCGCGAAGATCATCCCGATGAACCCGTCGAGCTGCACCGAGTGCGCTCAGCGGGCGATCGACTTCAACGCCGCGATTCCGGCCTGGGCGGCCGGGAAGACGACGGCCCAGTCGCCGATCGTCGTGGTGGACCAGTGGACCGGCTTCAGCACCGCGACGGACACCTACGACGGCGTCCACCCGAACTCGGCCGGCGACCAGAAGATGTCCGACAAGTGGTACCCGCCGCTGATCGCCCAGCTGGGCGGCGCGACGTCGTCGCCGTCGGCGAGCGCCACGGCGTCGGCCAGCACGTCGCCGTCGGCGAGCACGTCGCCGTCGGCCAGTGTTTCGCCGACCGCGTCCAGTGGGAAGAAGTGCACCGCGACCTACCGCGTGTCCAGCCAGTGGCCGGGCGGCTTCGGCGCCGAGGTCACCGTCGCGAACACCGGGACCGTCGCCCTCACCGGATGGACGGTCGTGCTGGTGTTCCCTAACGGCCAAATCGTGACGCAACTCTGGAATGGGACATTCACTCAGAGCGGCGGCACGGTGACGGTGAAGAACGTGAGCTACAACGGCTCCGTCGCACCCGGCGGCACCGCCGGGTTCGGCTTCAACGCCAGCTGGAACAACAGCGTGAACTCTGCGCCAACGGTGAGCTGCACGCCGGTCTGA
- a CDS encoding polyprenol monophosphomannose synthase: protein MTDQTKVDMTSAPKITVVVPTYNERDNLPKLVSLLAGLNLPELHVLVVDDNSPDGTGEVAEKLAVEAPIPVGVLHRTVKDGLGRAYVAGMTRALDEGADIVVQMDADLSHPVTAIPVMIDKLATTDAAVVLGSRYVAGGATASEWPWHRKALSAWANFYVNTILQLHVKDATAGFKAWRAETLRAIDVASVQSNGYAFQVEMNYRVVSRKMRIAEVPIRFEERVEGASKMSLGVQLESALVPWKLRFGKR, encoded by the coding sequence ATGACCGACCAGACGAAGGTGGACATGACCAGCGCGCCCAAGATCACTGTCGTCGTGCCGACGTACAACGAGCGCGACAACCTGCCCAAGCTCGTCAGCCTGCTCGCCGGCCTGAACCTCCCCGAGCTGCACGTCCTGGTGGTCGACGACAACTCCCCCGACGGCACCGGCGAGGTCGCCGAGAAGCTTGCGGTCGAGGCCCCGATCCCGGTCGGCGTGCTGCACCGCACGGTCAAGGACGGGCTCGGCCGGGCGTACGTCGCCGGCATGACGCGCGCGCTCGACGAGGGCGCCGACATCGTGGTGCAGATGGACGCCGACCTGTCGCACCCGGTGACCGCCATCCCGGTGATGATCGACAAGCTCGCGACCACGGACGCGGCCGTCGTCCTCGGCTCCCGCTACGTCGCGGGCGGCGCTACGGCCAGCGAATGGCCGTGGCACCGCAAGGCGCTGTCGGCCTGGGCCAACTTCTACGTCAACACGATCCTGCAGTTGCACGTCAAGGACGCCACCGCCGGCTTCAAGGCCTGGCGCGCCGAGACCCTGCGGGCCATCGACGTCGCGTCCGTGCAGAGCAACGGGTACGCCTTCCAGGTCGAGATGAACTATCGCGTGGTCAGCCGGAAGATGCGGATCGCGGAGGTGCCGATCCGGTTCGAGGAGCGGGTCGAGGGCGCGTCGAAGATGAGCCTCGGCGTACAGCTCGAATCGGCGCTCGTGCCGTGGAAGCTGCGCTTCGGCAAGCGCTGA